Proteins encoded in a region of the Scatophagus argus isolate fScaArg1 chromosome 1, fScaArg1.pri, whole genome shotgun sequence genome:
- the itga11a gene encoding integrin alpha-11a, translating into MHACTGKHMEYYCFLLLWICSQQLGFHDCFNIDTQKPRIIKGPKQAQFGYTVQQHIAAGGEKWLLVGAPYEMNGPYQTGDVYKCSLNRRINGNGCSKLNLGRISLTNVSERKDKMRLGMTLASNPKDNSFVACGPLWSYECGSSYYSTGICSRVNASFKFSRTIAPAFQRCETYMDIVIVLDGSNSIYPWYEVQAFLINILQKFYIGPGQIQVGVVQYGEKVVHEFKLSDYKSVEQVVKRARSINQRGGEETNTALGINVARSQAFKQGGRRGAKKVMIVITDGESHDSADLQQAIEDSEKDGITRYAIAVLGYYNRRGINPEAFLNEIKYIASDPDDKHFFNVTDESALKDIVDALGERIFSLEGTSKNGTAFGLQMSQAGFSAHNVEDGILVGAVGAYDWNGAVLKETRQGKVVPPKYSYTQEFPEELKNHGAYLGYTVTSVVSARNGRLLIAGAPRFNHTGKVIIFTLKNSGNLTILHSLKGQQIGSYYGSEIAPVDIDGDGITDNLLVAAPMFFSGGLEKGKVYIYRVTELNRFIFEGSLEIHNGGQNARFGSSLAPVPDLNGDGFNDLVVGAPLEDDHKGAIYVFFSQHNRILRKYKQRIAAADLAPGLQYFGRSIHGTIDMNNDGSVDLAVGSLGAAVLLWSRSVVRIYTSVRFEPSKINVFVKDCHRGGKDVTCMSAIVCFNITARTAIPPTQEIGIKYNVSIAERRFNPRAILDNPAILQPQNLTLFPGEGTCEHVYFHVMETTDYARPIVFTAQVGLQDTDEGPVLDDSWPTVVRTELPFWNGCDEDDRCIPDLALQSMTDLMTRNQFCAQPVHSRGAFCRHLSEGGTEGSLRVIEGNRRRMVVDVRLENKGENAYNAHLNITYTPNLHFSSLIVKGNSDIKIECYMEDKLRNEKICNVSAPFMRAKAQVSFRLEFEFSRSVFLEHVRVVLEAGSDGEEMSTADNFNDIYYSLKYEADLLFTRDSNPTRYEIKSELSLEEPGVIGPPFNFTFQIQNLGYFPVKDLQLNIEIPEMTKNGNQLLQISDFYIDQRDGTHCLQPQHVAQSRSSPEDLSRFSRLNQSNTLTLPIQCIVNVASYKEIAVRITGALRIDTLHALKFKILELVASASVELPSSSPMFLHEERPVRHIILEIRKEGDYRIPTWIIVGSTLGGLLLLALLSLALWKLGFFRRQKRRDEDEHEANGKVAEER; encoded by the exons gttATTAGTGGGTGCCCCATATGAAATGAATGGCCCTTACCAGACAGGGGATGTTTATAAATGTTCACTAAACAGACGGATCAATGGCAATGGCTGCTCCAAGCTCAACTTAG GAAGGATATCTCTGACCAACGTGTCAGAGCGAAAGGACAAGATGAGGCTGGGTATGACGCTCGCATCTAATCCTAAAGACAACAGCTTTGTG gcCTGTGGGCCATTATGGTCCTATGAGTGTGGCAGCTCTTACTACAGCACTGGGATATGTTCCAGAGTCAATGCAAGCTTCAAGTTCTCCAGAACAATTGCGCCTGCCTTTCAGA GATGTGAGACCTATATGGACATAGTGATCGTTCTGGACGGTTCAAATTCCATCTATCCCTGGTATGAAGTGCAGGCTTTTCTCATCAACATTCTTCAGAAGTTCTATATTGGACCAGGTCAAATACAG GTTGGAGTCGTTCAGTATGGTGAGAAGGTGGTCCATGAATTCAAACTCAGCGACTACAAATCTGTTGAGCAAGTGGTGAAAAGAGCGCGCAGTATCAACCAACGGGGTGGGGAGGAGACCAACACGGCTCTTGGCATCAACGTAGCACG CTCACAAGCTTTCAAACAAGGAGGTCGGCGTGGTGCCAAGAAAGTGATGATAGTGATAACCGATGGAGAGTCCCATGACAGTGCAGATCTCCAGCAAGCCATTGAGGACAGCGAGAAGGACGGCATCACCCGCTATGCCATTGCT GTCCTCGGATACTACAACCGCCGAGGAATCAACCCCGAGGCCTTTCTCAACGAAATAAAGTACATCGCCAGTGACCCAGATGACAAACACTTCTTCAATGTGACAGATGAATCAGCGCTGAAGGACATTGTGGATGCACTTGGAGAACGCATCTTCAGTTTAGAAG GAACCAGTAAGAATGGGACAGCGTTTGGACTCCAGATGTCTCAGGCGGGATTTTCTGCACACAACGTTGAG GATGGGATTCTGGTGGGTGCTGTTGGGGCTTACGACTGGAATGGAGCAGTGCTGAAGGAAACACGACAGGGGAAGGTGGTCCCTCCCAAGTATTCCTACACACAGGAGTTTCCTGAAGAGCTCAAAAACCATGGTGCCTACTTGG GGTATACTGTGACGTCTGTGGTGTCAGCCAGAAACGGTCGTCTACTCATTGCGGGAGCTCCACGATTTAACCACACCGGCAAAGTCATCATCTTCACTTTGAAAAACTCTGGCAACCTCACCATCCTGCACTCCCTCAAAGGCCAGCAG ATCGGCTCCTACTACGGCAGTGAGATTGCACCTGTGGATATTGATGGTGATGGTATAACTGACAACCTTTTGGTGGCAGCACCCATGTTCTTCAGTGGAGGCTTGGAGAAGGGAAAAGTTTACATCTACAGAGTGACAGAGCTG AATCGTTTCATCTTTGAAGGGTCGTTGGAAATCCATAATGGAGGCCAGAACGCGCGCTTTGGCTCTTCGCTGGCTCCTGTACCTGACCTGAACGGTGACGGCTTCAATGACTTGGTGGTGGGAGCCCCACTGGAAGATGACCACAAAGGAGccatttatgttttctttagcCAGCACAACAGAATACTACGCAAATACAAACAG aGGATAGCAGCAGCAGACTTGGCTCCTGGCCTGCAGTACTTTGGCCGCAGTATCCATGGCACAATAGATATGAACAATGATGGCTCGGTGGACCTGGCAGTCGGATCCCTTGGTGCTGCTGTTCTCCTTTG GTCCCGGAGTGTTGTTCGCATATACACCAGCGTCAGGTTTGAGCCCAGTAAGATCAACGTCTTTGTGAAGGACTGTCACAGAGGTGGCAAAGACGTAACCTGCATGTCAGCCATTGTGTGTTTCAACATCACTGCAAGGACAGCCATTCCTCCCACACAGGAAATTG GGATTAAATATAATGTCTCCATTGCGGAAAGACGTTTCAATCCTCGGGCCATACTGGACAATCCAGCCATCCTGCAGCCTCAAAACCTGACCCTGTTTCCTGGAGAGGGGACCTGCGAACACGTCTACTTCCACGTCATG GAGACCACAGACTATGCAAGGCCCATAGTGTTCACTGCCCAAGTGGGGCTACAAGATACAGATGAGGGACCAGTTCTAGATGACAGCTGGCCCACTGTTGTGAGAACTGAG CTGCCCTTCTGGAACGGCTGTGACGAGGATGATCGCTGCATACCTGACCTGGCACTGCAGAGTATGACCGACCTGATGACTCGAAA TCAGTTCTGTGCACAGCCTGTACATTCTCGTGGTGCCTTCTGCCGCCACTTAAGTGAAGGCGGGACCGAGGGATCCCTGAGGGTCATAGagggaaacaggaggaggatgGTGGTGGACGTCCGACTGGAGAACAAAGGAGAAAATGCTTATAATGCTCACCTAAATATCACCTACACACCCAACCTACACTTCTCCAGCCTCATAGTGAAG GGCAACTCTGATATCAAAATCGAGTGTTACATGGAAGACAAACTGAGGAATGAGAAGATCTGCAATGTCAGCGCTCCGTTCATGAGGGCCAAAGCTCAG gtgtCCTTTCGTCTGGAATTCGAGTTCAGTCGTTCTGTCTTCCTGGAGCACGTCAGGGTTGTCCTGGAGGCCGGCAG TGACGGCGAGGAAATGAGCACAGCCGATAATTTCAATGATATCTATTACTCGCTGAAATACGAGGCAGACCTTCTCTTCACTAG GGATTCAAATCCGACTCGGTATGAGATCAAATCGGAGCTGTCCCTGGAGGAGCCTGGCGTTATCGGCCCTCCTTTCAACTTCACATTCCAG ATCCAAAACCTTGGCTACTTTCCAGTGAAGGATCTGCAGCTGAACATTGAAATcccagaaatgacaaaaaatgggAACCAACTCCTTCAGATATCTGACTTCTATATTGACCAG AGAGATGGTACACACTGTTTACAACCTCAGCATGTGGCACAGAGCAGGTCGTCACCTGAAGACCTTTCACGCTTCTCCCGCTTG AACCAATCGAACACCCTGACTCTGCCAATCCAGTGTATCGTCAATGTGGCCTCCTACAAAGAAATTGCAGTTAGGATCACAGGAGCACTACGAATAGATACATTACACGCA CTGAAGTTTAAAATCTTGGAACTGGTGGCCAGTGCATCGGTGGAGCTCCCCTCCTCCAGCCCCATGTTTTTACACGAAGAGAGGCCTGTCAGACAT ATAATATTGGAGATCAGAAAGGAGGGAGATTACAGAATCCCTACTTGGATTATCGTCGGCAGCACGCTGGGTGGACTTTTATTGTTAGCCCTGCTCAGTCTCGCTCTGTGGAAG CTCGGCTTCTTCCggaggcagaagaggagggaCGAAGACGAGCATGAGGCCAACGGGAAAGTGGCTGAAGAACGGTAA
- the LOC124061549 gene encoding relaxin-3 receptor 1-like: protein MGRKDAVTLAHGHPLLRFRQARARSRKSCVSTGSKVKMDEIFNHSGALNRSSFGDEKFSFEDIDVSADGTFILRILISVVYSVVCAVGLVGNLLVFFLMRLRQGRKKSTINVFIINLAVTDFQFVLTLPFWAVDTALDFSWPFGDAMCKIILSVTVMNMYASVFFLTAMSVTRYMSVASALKKRAYRRSRCVKWVCAVLWVAATVVTAPTTIFSTVTVVAGEKLCLLKFPEGHDWLALYHIQKILIAFVIPMLIVSVNYLMLLRFVKRRSMDGSNPKRRSRVTKSVAIVVLSFFCCWMPNHAITFWGVLVKFNAVNWDKSYYMVHTYVFPVTVCLAHANSCLNPAIYCLMRPEIRKMLGGLFWRVSTPSSNKSCKTRLFTHGETQGVVPLQIMESGEYTLSIIDRKGLSNPSTSPYTR from the coding sequence ATGGGGCGAAAAGACGCTGTGACACTTGCGCATGGGCATCCCTTGCTGCGTTTCCGCCAAGCCCGCGCTCGCAGTAGAAAGTCGTGTGTGAGTACAGGCTCCAAAGTAAAGATGGATGAAATATTTAACCACAGCGGAGCGCTGAATCGAAGCTCGTTCGGCGATGAGAAATTCAGTTTCGAAGACATCGATGTGAGCGCGGACGGCACCTTCATCCTCAGGATACTCATCTCCGTGGTGTACTCTGTAGTGTGCGCTGTGGGTTTGGTGGGGAACCTGCTCGTATTTTTTCTCATGAGATTACGTCAAGGTCGAAAGAAGTCCACCAtcaatgttttcattattaatttggCGGTGACGGACTTCCAGTTCGTGCTCACTCTGCCCTTCTGGGCCGTGGACACCGCGCTGGACTTCAGCTGGCCGTTTGGAGACGCCATGTGCAAAATCATCCTCTCGGTCACCGTGATGAACATGTACGCCAGCGTCTTTTTTCTCACTGCCATGAGTGTGACCCGCTACATGTCCGTCGCTTCGGCCCTCAAGAAAAGAGCGTACAGGAGGTCACGGTGTGTGAAGTGGGTGTGCGCGGTGCTGTGGGTGGCGGCGACGGTGGTCACAGCTCCAACAACTATCTTCTCCACCGTAACTGTAGTCGCTGGAGAAAAACTCTGTCTCCTCAAGTTCCCCGAAGGACACGACTGGCTCGCCCTCTACCACATCCAGAAAATACTGATAGCCTTTGTCATCCCTATGCTCATAGTCTCCGTCAACTATCTGATGCTCCTGCGCTTCGTAAAACGGAGGAGCATGGACGGCAGCAACCCGAAACGGAGGTCTAGAGTCACCAAATCCGTCGCTATAGtggttttgtctttcttctgctgctggatGCCAAATCATGCCATCACCTTCTGGGGTGTCTTGGTCAAATTTAACGCAGTCAACTGGGATAAATCGTATTACATGGTGCACACGTACGTTTTCCCAGTTACTGTGTGCTTGGCGCACGCAAACAGCTGCTTGAACCCGGCGATTTACTGCCTGATGAGGCCAGAGATCAGAAAGATGCTGGGCGGTTTGTTTTGGAGGGTCTCCACTCCATCCTCCAACAAAAGCTGCAAGACGCGCCTTTTTACGCATGGAGAGACACAGGGAGTCGTGCCTCTCCAGATTATGGAGAGCGGAGAATACACGCTGTCCATCATAGACCGTAAAGGCTTATCAAACCCCAGTACGAGTCCATACACCCGATAA